One stretch of Streptomyces peucetius DNA includes these proteins:
- a CDS encoding AlkA N-terminal domain-containing protein: MHTDIERCVRAVRSKDARFDGWFFTAVLTTRIYCRPSCPVVPPKAENMTFYPSAAACQQAGFRACKRCRPDTSPGSPEWNARADAVARAMRLIRDGVVDREGVPGLAARLGYSARQVERQLLAELGAGPLALARAQRAQTARLLIETTALPMAEVAFAAGFASIRTFNDTVREVFALAPSELRERAGRTRAAPAALPTPGVIALRLPYRAPLEPSNLFGHLAATGVPGVEEWRDGSYRRTLSLPYGHGIVALTPHPDHIGCRLSLTDPRDLTIAISRCRWMLDLDADPVAVDDQLRDDPSLAPLVDKAPGRRVPRTVDAAEFAVRAVLGQQVSTAAARTHAGRLVKAHGVPVEDAEGGLTHLFPTSQALAALDPETLALPRSRRTTLTTLVAALADGTLKLDPGSDWERARAQLAALPGFGPWTVEVVAMRALGDPDAFVPTDLGMRRAAAELGLPATPAALTARAAAWRPWRAYAVQYLWASDDHPINHLPA, encoded by the coding sequence ATGCACACCGACATCGAACGCTGCGTGCGCGCCGTCCGGTCCAAGGACGCGCGGTTCGACGGATGGTTCTTCACCGCCGTCCTGACCACCCGGATCTACTGCCGCCCCAGCTGCCCGGTCGTGCCGCCGAAGGCCGAGAACATGACCTTCTACCCGAGCGCCGCCGCCTGCCAGCAGGCCGGGTTCCGGGCCTGCAAGCGATGCCGGCCCGACACCAGCCCCGGATCGCCCGAGTGGAACGCCCGCGCCGACGCCGTCGCGCGCGCCATGCGGCTCATCAGGGACGGCGTCGTCGACCGGGAGGGCGTGCCCGGGCTCGCCGCGCGGCTCGGGTACTCGGCCCGGCAGGTCGAGCGCCAACTGCTCGCCGAACTCGGTGCCGGGCCCCTCGCCCTGGCCAGGGCGCAGCGCGCGCAGACCGCGCGGCTCCTCATCGAGACGACCGCACTGCCCATGGCCGAGGTCGCCTTCGCGGCCGGCTTCGCCTCGATCCGCACCTTCAACGACACCGTCCGCGAGGTCTTCGCCCTCGCCCCCAGTGAGCTGCGCGAGCGCGCCGGACGCACCCGTGCCGCACCCGCGGCCCTGCCGACCCCCGGCGTGATCGCCCTCAGGCTCCCGTACCGGGCGCCCCTCGAGCCGAGCAACCTCTTCGGCCATCTCGCGGCGACCGGTGTGCCCGGCGTCGAGGAATGGCGGGACGGCTCGTACCGGCGCACGCTGTCCCTGCCGTACGGGCACGGGATCGTCGCCCTCACCCCGCACCCCGACCACATCGGCTGCCGCCTGTCCCTCACCGACCCGCGCGATCTGACCATCGCGATCAGCAGATGCCGGTGGATGCTCGACCTGGACGCCGACCCGGTCGCCGTCGACGATCAGCTGCGGGACGATCCGTCGCTGGCCCCGCTGGTCGACAAGGCACCCGGGCGGCGCGTGCCGCGCACCGTCGACGCGGCCGAGTTCGCCGTACGGGCCGTGCTCGGCCAGCAGGTCTCCACGGCCGCCGCCCGTACCCACGCGGGCCGCCTCGTCAAGGCGCACGGCGTGCCCGTCGAGGACGCCGAGGGCGGTCTCACCCACCTCTTCCCGACCTCCCAGGCGCTGGCGGCCCTCGACCCGGAGACCCTGGCGCTGCCCCGCAGCCGCCGCACGACCCTGACCACACTGGTCGCGGCCCTCGCCGACGGGACCCTGAAGCTCGACCCCGGCAGCGACTGGGAGCGGGCACGGGCGCAGCTCGCCGCACTGCCCGGCTTCGGACCGTGGACCGTCGAGGTCGTCGCCATGCGCGCCCTCGGCGACCCGGACGCCTTCGTGCCCACCGACCTCGGCATGCGCCGCGCCGCCGCCGAACTGGGGCTGCCGGCCACGCCCGCCGCCCTCACCGCACGCGCGGCCGCCTGGCGGCCCTGGCGCGCCTACGCGGTCCAGTACCTGTGGGCGTCGGACGACCACCCCATCAACCACCTGCCCGCGTAA
- a CDS encoding methylated-DNA--[protein]-cysteine S-methyltransferase — protein MTSITTTRRHTVVDSPYGPLTLVATDGVLSGLYMAGQRHRPAQETFGERDATPFGGTIRRLEAYFARELTHFDLPLHLEGTPFQRRVWDRLRHIPYGETRTYGELAGELGNRGASRAVGLANGKNPIGIIVPCHRVIGSSGSLVGYGGGLERKQRLLAFERGAGDGTLF, from the coding sequence ATGACCAGCATCACCACCACCAGGCGGCACACGGTCGTCGACAGCCCGTACGGCCCGCTCACGCTCGTGGCCACCGACGGCGTGCTCAGCGGCCTCTACATGGCCGGACAGCGGCACCGCCCGGCACAGGAGACCTTCGGCGAACGCGACGCGACGCCCTTCGGCGGGACGATCCGCAGGCTGGAGGCGTACTTCGCCCGCGAACTGACCCACTTCGACCTGCCCCTGCACCTCGAGGGCACGCCATTCCAGCGCCGCGTCTGGGACCGGCTGCGGCACATCCCGTACGGCGAGACCCGCACGTACGGCGAGCTCGCCGGGGAGCTCGGCAACCGGGGCGCGTCCCGCGCGGTGGGCCTCGCCAACGGCAAGAACCCGATCGGCATCATCGTGCCCTGCCACCGGGTCATCGGCTCGTCCGGCAGCCTCGTCGGCTACGGCGGCGGACTGGAACGCAAGCAGCGGCTGCTCGCGTTCGAGCGGGGGGCGGGCGACGGCACGCTCTTCTAG
- a CDS encoding SIR2 family NAD-dependent protein deacylase produces the protein MTLVAMLSGAGISTDSGIPDYRGPKGLWRRDPEAEKLVTYDYYMADPDIRRRSWIMRRESATWNAEPNAAHRAVAELDRRPGVAVRVITQNVDGLHQLGGMPDRKVLELHGTARTVTCTRCHVRSPMAEALARVAAGEDDPACTVCGGILKSATVMFGERLDPVVLGKAMAVAKACEVFVAVGTTLQVQPAASLAGVAAEHGARLIVVNAEPTPYDELADEIVREPIGTALPALLERLAGWKPA, from the coding sequence ATGACTCTCGTCGCGATGCTCAGCGGCGCCGGCATCTCCACGGACTCCGGCATCCCCGACTACCGTGGCCCGAAGGGCCTTTGGCGCCGTGATCCGGAGGCCGAGAAGCTCGTCACCTACGACTACTACATGGCCGACCCCGACATCCGCCGCCGCTCGTGGATCATGCGGCGAGAGAGCGCGACCTGGAACGCGGAGCCGAACGCCGCGCACCGGGCCGTGGCCGAACTCGACCGCCGCCCCGGTGTCGCGGTGCGGGTCATCACCCAGAACGTCGACGGGCTGCACCAGCTCGGCGGTATGCCCGACCGCAAGGTGCTGGAACTGCACGGCACCGCGCGGACGGTGACCTGCACCCGCTGCCACGTCCGCTCGCCGATGGCCGAGGCGCTGGCACGCGTGGCTGCCGGGGAGGACGACCCGGCGTGCACGGTGTGCGGGGGGATTCTCAAGTCGGCGACTGTCATGTTCGGTGAGCGGCTGGACCCGGTGGTGCTCGGCAAGGCCATGGCCGTCGCCAAGGCGTGCGAGGTGTTCGTCGCCGTCGGCACGACGCTCCAGGTGCAGCCGGCCGCGTCGCTGGCCGGTGTCGCGGCCGAGCACGGCGCCCGGCTGATCGTGGTGAACGCCGAGCCGACGCCGTACGACGAACTGGCCGACGAGATCGTGCGGGAGCCGATCGGGACGGCGCTGCCGGCGCTGCTGGAGCGGTTGGCCGGCTGGAAGCCGGCCTAG
- a CDS encoding type II toxin-antitoxin system VapB family antitoxin — protein sequence MAKVTINLDAELVVEVMVLAGVGSPQDAVELVVRDYIARGHRTEARVAEREEPRAERDLKPPEPQG from the coding sequence ATGGCGAAGGTCACGATAAACCTCGACGCCGAACTCGTCGTCGAGGTCATGGTGCTGGCAGGCGTGGGCAGTCCGCAGGACGCCGTCGAGCTGGTCGTACGCGACTACATCGCGCGCGGCCACCGCACCGAGGCGCGGGTGGCCGAGCGCGAGGAGCCCCGCGCCGAGCGCGACCTCAAGCCTCCGGAGCCCCAGGGGTGA
- a CDS encoding glycerate kinase yields the protein MLVAADKFKGSLTAVQVAERVTAGLQRVVPGLPVEALPVADGGDGTVAAAVAAGFERREVRVTGPRGESLTAAYALRDGTAVVEMAEASGLQHLPAGVFAPLTATTYGSGELLRAALDAGARTIVFGVGGSATTDGGAGMLAALGARFLDASGRPVPPGGGGLRELATADLSGLDARFKDVDLILASDVDNPLTGPKGAPAVYGPQKGATPEDVAVLDEALAHYASVLGPDEADLPGAGAAGGIGYGALVALGASFRPGIEVMLDVLGFAPALARATLVITGEGSLDEQTLHGKAPAGVAAAARARGIEVVAVCGRLALPPEALGRAGIRRAYALTAIEPDPAKCMAEAGPLLERAAESIARDFLT from the coding sequence GTGCTCGTCGCGGCTGACAAGTTCAAGGGCTCGCTCACGGCCGTGCAGGTCGCGGAGCGGGTGACGGCCGGCCTCCAGCGGGTCGTTCCCGGGCTGCCCGTGGAGGCCCTGCCCGTGGCCGACGGCGGCGACGGCACGGTCGCCGCCGCGGTGGCGGCCGGGTTCGAACGCCGTGAGGTGCGGGTCACCGGGCCGCGCGGCGAGTCCCTCACCGCGGCCTACGCCCTGCGGGACGGCACGGCCGTCGTCGAGATGGCGGAGGCTTCCGGGCTCCAGCACCTGCCGGCGGGTGTCTTCGCACCGCTGACCGCCACGACGTACGGCTCCGGGGAACTGCTGCGCGCCGCCCTCGACGCGGGCGCGCGCACGATCGTCTTCGGCGTCGGCGGCAGCGCGACCACCGACGGCGGGGCCGGGATGCTCGCCGCGCTCGGCGCACGCTTCCTCGACGCGTCCGGCCGGCCCGTGCCGCCCGGCGGCGGGGGCCTGCGCGAACTGGCCACGGCCGACCTGTCCGGGCTGGACGCCCGCTTCAAGGACGTGGACCTGATCCTCGCCAGCGACGTCGACAACCCGCTGACCGGGCCCAAGGGCGCGCCCGCGGTCTACGGCCCGCAGAAGGGCGCCACACCCGAGGACGTCGCCGTCCTCGACGAGGCCCTCGCGCACTACGCGTCCGTCCTCGGCCCCGACGAGGCGGACCTGCCCGGCGCGGGCGCGGCCGGCGGCATCGGCTACGGGGCGCTCGTCGCCCTCGGCGCGAGCTTCCGGCCCGGTATCGAGGTCATGCTCGACGTCCTCGGCTTCGCTCCCGCGCTGGCGCGGGCCACCCTCGTCATCACCGGCGAGGGCTCCCTCGACGAGCAGACCCTGCACGGCAAGGCCCCCGCGGGTGTCGCGGCGGCCGCCCGGGCGCGCGGCATCGAGGTCGTCGCGGTCTGCGGCCGCCTGGCGCTGCCTCCCGAGGCCCTGGGTCGTGCGGGCATCCGCCGTGCCTACGCCCTGACGGCGATCGAACCGGACCCGGCGAAGTGCATGGCGGAGGCGGGGCCGCTGCTGGAGCGGGCGGCGGAGTCGATCGCCCGCGACTTCCTGACCTGA
- a CDS encoding ABC transporter ATP-binding protein encodes MAAALEVRALSVGYGPVRALRDVSVDVPEGAVVAVLGGNGAGKSTLLRAVSRTLPFQRGQVTAGTITFEGRRLDGLGAAGVVAAGVVQVPEGRQVFARMTVADNLRAGTLGVRGRRESAAALARVHELFPVLADRAHQKAGLLSGGEQQMLAMGRALMARPRMLLLDEPSLGLAPLMAARIAETVQEINAAGTSVLLVEQNAAIALRLASTAYVLDVGEVALAGPADELAASDEVRRRYLGVVDETAAQDADGAGRTAPALRRWTA; translated from the coding sequence ATGGCCGCCGCGCTTGAGGTGCGGGCGCTGTCCGTGGGGTACGGGCCGGTGCGGGCGTTGCGGGACGTGTCCGTCGACGTGCCCGAAGGCGCCGTCGTCGCCGTGCTCGGCGGCAACGGCGCCGGCAAGTCCACCCTGCTGCGTGCGGTGTCCCGCACACTGCCGTTCCAGCGCGGGCAGGTCACCGCCGGGACGATCACCTTCGAGGGCCGCCGCCTCGACGGCCTCGGTGCCGCCGGCGTCGTGGCCGCGGGGGTCGTCCAGGTCCCCGAGGGCCGGCAGGTCTTCGCGCGGATGACCGTGGCGGACAATCTGCGGGCCGGCACGCTCGGTGTGCGCGGCCGGCGGGAGTCCGCCGCCGCGCTCGCCCGCGTCCACGAACTGTTCCCCGTACTGGCCGACCGCGCCCACCAGAAGGCCGGTCTCCTGTCCGGCGGTGAACAGCAGATGCTCGCCATGGGGCGGGCGCTGATGGCCAGGCCCCGCATGCTGCTGCTGGACGAGCCGTCCCTCGGCCTCGCCCCGCTGATGGCGGCGCGGATCGCCGAGACGGTCCAGGAGATCAACGCCGCCGGCACGTCCGTCCTCCTCGTCGAGCAGAACGCGGCGATCGCCCTGCGCCTCGCCTCCACCGCGTACGTCCTCGACGTCGGCGAGGTCGCGCTCGCGGGCCCCGCCGACGAGCTGGCCGCCTCCGACGAGGTCCGGCGCCGTTACCTCGGCGTCGTCGACGAGACCGCCGCGCAGGACGCCGACGGCGCCGGGCGGACGGCGCCCGCGCTCAGGAGGTGGACCGCGTGA
- a CDS encoding ABC transporter ATP-binding protein, translating to MTTSITDAALTVEDVTVRFAGLTALDGVSFTVEPGSVHAVIGPNGAGKSTTFNVLSGVYRATEGSVRFGDDELTGLPPHRIAALGVARTFQNLALPPRATVADSLLLGRHRLTRTGFVAAGLRLPSAAREERRHRERVAEIAEFVGLAGDLDRPAGELPYGKQKLVELARALCMEPRILLLDEPVAGMTADERRQTAAVVAGVRDSLGISIVLVEHDMGVVMRLADAVTVLDFGRRIAGGTPAQVQSDPAVVQAYLGTEATP from the coding sequence GTGACGACGAGCATCACCGACGCGGCGCTCACCGTCGAGGACGTGACCGTCCGCTTCGCCGGGCTCACCGCCCTCGACGGGGTGTCGTTCACGGTGGAGCCGGGCAGCGTGCATGCCGTCATCGGACCGAACGGGGCCGGCAAGTCGACCACGTTCAACGTCCTTTCCGGGGTCTACAGGGCGACGGAGGGAAGCGTCCGCTTCGGCGACGACGAGCTCACCGGCCTGCCGCCGCACCGCATCGCGGCCCTCGGCGTGGCCCGCACCTTCCAGAACCTCGCGCTCCCGCCCCGTGCCACGGTCGCCGACAGCCTGCTGCTCGGCCGGCACCGGCTCACCCGTACCGGGTTCGTGGCGGCGGGACTGCGGCTGCCGTCGGCGGCGCGCGAGGAACGCCGGCACCGCGAACGGGTCGCGGAGATCGCCGAGTTCGTCGGACTCGCCGGCGACCTCGACCGGCCCGCCGGTGAACTCCCTTACGGAAAGCAGAAACTCGTGGAACTGGCCCGCGCCCTGTGCATGGAGCCGCGGATCCTGCTCCTCGACGAACCCGTCGCGGGCATGACCGCCGACGAACGGCGGCAGACCGCCGCGGTCGTCGCCGGCGTACGCGACAGCCTCGGCATATCGATCGTGCTCGTGGAACATGACATGGGGGTGGTGATGCGGCTCGCGGACGCCGTGACCGTGCTCGACTTCGGACGCCGTATCGCGGGCGGCACGCCCGCACAGGTGCAGAGTGATCCGGCAGTCGTCCAGGCGTACCTCGGTACGGAGGCCACGCCATGA
- a CDS encoding branched-chain amino acid ABC transporter permease produces the protein MTTFTELLLGGLSIGSVYALIALGFVVIFKATEVVNFAHASLLLAGGYITAVLHDDLGFWPALAVGIAGAAVVGSAVDFLVMRRYQGSDHSVLAIVTIGVDILLTTELTRLIGTDVLALGDPWGDRVVNIGEITVAQTRIAAFVAAALLITAFLLAFRYTSWGVAMRAAAENPQTAALMGVRLGRVSMSAWAVAGALAAVAALFLTVFPTPGLERATSLAALKAFPAAILGGLDSTTGALAGGLIVGVTESFATGYQSELTFLGGGIGDLAPYLVMLLVLLARPAGLFGTKELARV, from the coding sequence ATGACCACCTTCACCGAACTCCTCCTCGGCGGACTGTCCATCGGCTCCGTCTACGCCCTGATCGCGCTCGGCTTCGTCGTGATCTTCAAGGCGACCGAGGTGGTCAACTTCGCCCACGCGTCGCTCCTCCTCGCCGGCGGCTACATCACCGCCGTGCTCCACGACGACCTCGGCTTCTGGCCGGCGCTGGCCGTCGGCATCGCGGGCGCGGCGGTCGTCGGCTCGGCCGTCGACTTCCTGGTCATGCGCCGTTACCAGGGCTCCGACCACAGCGTCCTCGCCATCGTCACGATCGGCGTCGACATCCTTCTCACCACCGAACTCACCCGTCTGATCGGCACGGACGTGCTGGCGCTCGGCGACCCGTGGGGCGACCGGGTCGTGAACATCGGTGAGATCACCGTCGCCCAGACGAGGATCGCGGCGTTCGTCGCGGCGGCGCTGCTCATCACCGCGTTCCTGCTGGCCTTCCGCTACACCTCGTGGGGCGTGGCGATGCGGGCGGCGGCCGAGAACCCGCAGACGGCCGCGCTGATGGGGGTACGCCTCGGCCGGGTGTCCATGTCGGCGTGGGCGGTCGCCGGTGCGCTGGCCGCGGTCGCGGCGCTGTTCCTGACCGTCTTCCCGACGCCCGGTCTGGAACGGGCCACGTCGCTCGCGGCCCTGAAGGCGTTCCCGGCCGCGATCCTCGGCGGCCTGGACTCGACCACGGGTGCGCTGGCCGGCGGGCTGATCGTCGGGGTCACGGAGTCGTTCGCGACGGGTTACCAGAGCGAACTGACGTTCCTCGGCGGGGGGATCGGCGACCTCGCCCCGTATCTGGTGATGCTGCTCGTGCTACTGGCGCGGCCGGCCGGACTCTTCGGCACGAAGGAGCTCGCGCGTGTCTGA
- a CDS encoding branched-chain amino acid ABC transporter permease has translation MAPPPPTGAPGAKPSPTQAAQPPARTAKPAAAAGRFRPRPRAYVWGLFSLLLLALPFYLDRFWLQAGLFAMAAAIGAIGLNLLTGATGQLSMGHAFFLAVGAYGYCILAGGNETQSGHELTGLGLPTWLAAVLAVCLAGVAGGVFSPIAGRLRGAYLGIATLALIFVGQHVLFNARDLTGGFNGRSVPPLSLFGFDFDDTEVLVAAVPFQSMEKLWYAALVALLACGLFARGVLRGRPGRAMNALRDHRIAAGVMGVPVARYRAAVFVLSSMYAGLAGVLLALVFQRTVPEYFGMILSLEYLAMIVIGGLGTVAGAVVGAVFVSLLPQVLTRWSDALPLVSAPGTGGVSPGEASRYLYGAAVVAVVLFLPGGLTRLVPSPREKK, from the coding sequence ATGGCGCCCCCGCCACCGACGGGCGCCCCCGGCGCCAAGCCTTCGCCGACGCAGGCGGCACAGCCACCCGCCCGGACCGCCAAGCCAGCCGCGGCCGCCGGGCGGTTCCGGCCGCGGCCCCGCGCGTACGTCTGGGGGTTGTTCTCACTCCTCCTCCTCGCGCTGCCCTTCTACCTCGACCGCTTCTGGCTGCAGGCCGGGCTGTTCGCCATGGCCGCCGCCATAGGTGCCATCGGGCTCAACCTGCTGACCGGCGCGACCGGGCAGCTGTCCATGGGCCACGCCTTTTTCCTCGCCGTCGGCGCGTACGGCTACTGCATCCTGGCGGGCGGCAACGAGACGCAGAGCGGCCATGAGCTCACCGGCCTCGGTCTGCCGACCTGGCTGGCCGCCGTGCTCGCCGTGTGCCTCGCGGGGGTGGCGGGCGGGGTGTTCAGTCCGATCGCCGGCCGGCTGCGCGGGGCGTACCTCGGCATCGCGACCCTCGCGCTGATCTTCGTCGGCCAGCATGTGCTGTTCAACGCCCGTGACCTGACCGGTGGTTTCAACGGGCGGTCCGTGCCCCCGCTCTCCCTCTTCGGGTTCGACTTCGACGACACGGAAGTCCTCGTCGCCGCCGTCCCGTTCCAGTCCATGGAGAAGCTCTGGTACGCCGCGCTCGTCGCTCTCCTCGCCTGCGGGCTCTTCGCCCGCGGCGTGCTCCGCGGCCGGCCCGGCCGCGCGATGAACGCCCTGCGGGACCACCGCATCGCCGCGGGCGTGATGGGCGTGCCGGTCGCCCGCTACCGTGCCGCCGTCTTCGTCCTGTCGTCGATGTACGCGGGCCTCGCCGGCGTCCTGCTCGCCCTGGTCTTCCAGCGGACCGTGCCCGAGTACTTCGGCATGATCCTCTCCCTCGAATACCTCGCCATGATCGTCATCGGCGGTCTCGGCACGGTCGCGGGAGCTGTCGTCGGCGCGGTCTTCGTCTCGCTGCTGCCCCAGGTGCTCACCCGCTGGAGCGACGCCCTGCCCCTGGTCTCCGCGCCGGGTACCGGCGGTGTCTCCCCGGGAGAGGCCTCCCGCTATCTGTACGGCGCGGCGGTCGTCGCGGTCGTGCTGTTCCTGCCCGGCGGACTCACCCGCCTCGTTCCGTCCCCTCGGGAGAAGAAATGA